The DNA region CGGAGAAGCGCGCGTGCCGCATCTTCGGTCCCAGGGTAATCTCGAACGACCTCCTCGCGAATCGCGATCGACTCCGCATCTCTTCCGATCCTCTCGAGGCAGGTTGCTTTGGCGAGCCGAGCGGAGATCGACTCCTTGCTCCCCGGATGCTCCGTAATGACACGGTCGAAGGCCGGGACCGCCTCTTGGTATTTCTTTGCGAGAAAAAGCGTTCGGGCCTTCTGAAGGTCCTCCTCCGGGCTGGCGCCCACCGCGGGCGCGAGGGCCCAAGCGACGACGACGAACGCGGCGAGCAAGAGTCGCGGAGCCTTCGGGCCGTGCGAGGCACCGCGGTGGGGAGCCGTCGCTCCGCGCTCCAGCTTGCAGAACACGCCGGACAGCGACGCGGGGAAACCGGGTAAATGCCGGATCACTGGCCCTCCAACCAGAGGACCCCTCGAATCGCACGGACGACGTCGGCCATCTTGTCGAAGTCGAGGGTCTCCAGAGTGTCCGTCCTCCGGTGATAGTGGGGTGACCGCTCGAAGGCCATGTCGGTGACCATGACCCCCGGCAATCCCAACTGCCGGAACGATCTGTGGTCGGAGTAGAGGACGACCTCCGTGACGCTGGGCGCCCGGAACGACACGACGGGCAGGGCCCGGGACGAGAGCATCCCCCGCTTGACCTTCTCGATCCAGCGTCCGGCTCCCATGTCCCCGACGACGGCGATGAAGTCGCCCACGCTCGGGTACACGAGATCCAGGCCCTTGAGCGGGTAGTGCTGGCTCCCCGGCCGGTCCGAGAAGAACCCGACGAGGTCGAGCGCGATCATGAGGTCGACCGGAGTCCCGTCCTCGAGCACCTTGCGTGCGTAGCGCGCGCTGCCCATGTCGCCGGATCCGAACAGCGGGGGCTCCTCGTTGACGAAGGCGACGAAGATCTGGGTCCGTCGTGACGGAGCCGAAGGCGGCGTGCGCGCCAGCTCGAGGAGCACCGCGACGCCGCTCGCGTTGTCGTCGGCGCCTGGCAATCCACCGTAAGCATCGTAGTGCGCGCCGACGATGACCACCCCCGCCCTCGGATTCGTTCCCTTCCTCTGGGCGATCACGTTGCGGTACGTGCCTTCCCGCAACGGATACTCCTGGGTCGTCACCTCGAGGCCGCACTCGTGGAAGCGGTCTTCGATCCAGCGCGCGGCGTTGTCGAGGTTCTTGACGTTCGAGTACCACCGCGGACCGGCGTCCACCGAGAGGTACTGGACGGTCTGCCGAAGCCGTTCCGCGGAAACCGGAGTTTCGGGCGGGGGGGCCGGGACGCGGAACACGAACGGACCCCGGATCGCCAGAAGCGTCGCCACGCACGCGAGGGCGACGATGCCGACGGCGATGCCCACCGCCCTGGCCACGTGCCGCCACGTCAGGCCCGGCTTGGCCGGATCGGCTGACCGGTCGGGTCGATCTCCGGCGTCGTCTTGGCCGCTCATCGCGGCGAGGCTACCACTCCTCTCGCCGACGCGCGCGACGGGGCCGTGTCGTCGGACGAGCCCACTCCGACCGGCCCGCGTGCGAGAATGAGCGGGGAGCGCGATCCTCGGGAGACTGCGGCTGTGAACGGCGGCTTCCTGTACACCGAGATCATCGACGGCCGCGAAGAGGGGCGCTCGCTTCTCGACCATCTCGCGTCGCGCCACGCGCACAGCTCGCCGGCCGAGTGGCGGGAGCGCATCGAGGCGGGCCTCGTCCTCGTCGACGGCCGTCCCGCGGGTGAGGGGGACACCCTGCGCAGAGGCCAGAGGGTGACCTGGAGCCGGCCGCCTTGGGAAGAGCCCGAGGCGCCGATGACCTACGCGGTGCTCCACGAGGACTCCGCGCTGCTGGCCGTCTCGAAGCCCTCGGGGCTCCCCACGCTGCCGGGGGGCGGCTACCTCGACCACACCCTCCTCGCGCTGGTGCGGAAGCGCTACCCGCGCGCCGTTCCCATGCACCGGCTCGGGCGCGGGACCTCGGGCATCGTGCTCTTCGCCTTGACGTCCCACGCGTCGCGGGCCGTCGCGAGGGCATGGCGGGAGCGCCGGGTCACCAAGGTCTACCGGGCAGTCGTGGAGGGCAGCCCGGAGAAGGACGTCTTCGTGGTGGACACCCGGATCGGGCGCGTCCCGCACCCGTTGCTCGGCACCGTCCACGCCGCCCGCCCGGACGGCTCGCCCTCGCGCAGCGAGGTCCGGGTCCTCGAGCGCAGGGGAGCGACGAGCCTGGTGGAGGTGCGGATCGAGACGGGACGTCCCCACCAGATCCGCATCCACATGGCCGCGTGCGGTCACCCTTTGGCCGGCGATCCTCTCTACGCCGCGGGGGGCGGCCTGCGCGGGGAAGGCGAGGCGCTCCCCGGCAGCACCGGCTACCTCCTGCACGCCCTGCGGCTCGCCCTGTCCCACCCGGAGACGGGCGAGCCCTTCGTGGTGGAGTGCCCGCCCCCGCGCGCGCTCAGGGGCTCGAAGGACTCGGAGGGGCACTCGGCCGCAGAGCCGGCCGAAAGCAACGAGGAGATCGACTGAGGCTCGCCACGGCTGCTCACGTCGGAACCCGTCTGGACGGCACCCGCGTCTCGACGCATCTTGACATGTCAGGAGGACCGATGGCTGCCATCAAGATCAGCTCGAAGGTCGAGGAGTCGGTTTGGAAGGACCTCAAGGCGACGGCCTCGGAATCCCACCGCAATGTCTCCGAGTTGCTGACGGAAGCCATCCGCGAGTACGTGGAGCGGCGGCGAGTGCGGCCGGTGGCGCTGCGTCACCTCGAGGACTCGATCTCCGAGAATGAAAAGCTGGGACGCCTCCTTGCCCGCTGACGAGATGCTCTTCTTCACCAGCGACGAAGTCGTCGCGATTCACGAGCGGCTCGTCGACGCCTTCGGCGGGACGCCGGGCCTGCGCGACCCGGCCTCCTCGAGAGCGCTCTGTTCCGGCCGCGCACCGGCTATTACGGCGCCCTCGCGGAGATGGCGGCGGCGCTCTTCGAGTCCCTCCTGATGAATCACTCGTTCGTCGACGGCAACAAGCGGGTCGCCTTCTTCGCGACCGACGTCTTCCTCCGGCTGAACGGGTCGAAGCTCGCCGTGCGGCCGGATGCCGCGCACCGCTTCCTCATCGGGTTGCTCGAGGCGGGCAATTGCGATTTCGATCGTCTGCTCCCATGGATCCGGCGGTCGATCCGCTCGCTCTCGCGGCGTCGATGAGGTGAAGCGACGATGGTCGATTCGGCCCAAGCCCCGGGAGCGGAGATGGGGACCGCCGATCAGGCGAGTGGTGTCGCGACGTGTGGCGGGGCCGACGGGGCTCGAACCGGCGTCCACCGCTTCCACCGACTGGCGTACGATCTGCGCCCCCTGTTCGTCCAGGAAGGGTAGACGCTCTCTGCGCCACGGGAGCACGTGTGGAACCCGCGCCGATGCCGACGGATGGCTCTGCGCCTCCCGCCGCCGTCAGCAGCCGCGCACCCTGCGTCGTTCGCGAGCAGGTTGAATTCCCCCGGGCACCGGGAGGAAGATGGGCCTGGGCGGCGGATCGAGAAGCAGGGGGACGTGAGCGCGCAGTTCGTCACGGCAAGGAGGCCCTTCGTGAGCTGCAAGGGAGACCGCGTTCGGGTTGCCGGGCTGATGCTCGTGATCGTGGCGATCGCCGGGGCCTGCAACGACAGCGACGTCGTGGCCCCGGGCGAATCGACCATGACCCTGGCCGCCGATCCGAGCCGGGTCGTCTTCCCGGCGAGCGACCCGACTCCGATTGCCGCCCGTCTCGCGGCGCATGTGCGGACGTCCGACGGCGCTCCCCGGCACGGGGCGGCCGTCACGTTCAGCGCGACCGCGGGAGTCCTCGCCTCCGCCGGGGCGCCGGTCGACACCGACTCCAACGGCTTGGCGCAGGACGTGCTGACGGTGCCTTACGACGCGCCGGGCTCGATCGAGGTCGCCGCGACTTCCGGGACGCTGACGAAGACGGTCGCGATCGTCGTCGAGAAGGAAAGGCCTCCTGCTCCGGCGATCGTCCGGCTGGTTCCCACCGCTCCGTCGTACAGGGTGGGGGACAACGTCGTCGTCGAGGTGCGAATAGAAAACGGTACGGGGGTCGGCTCCGTGCCGTTCCACTTGCGGTACAACCGTCAGACGCTGGAATTCGTGCCCCCGGGGATCGAGGGGCCCTTTCTCGGGAGCGACGGAGTCGGGACGGTATTTCTCGCGAGCGACGTCCCGGGCGGCGGCGAGGTTGTGGTGGGCCTGTCCCGCCTGGGGGGCGGCCAGGGAGTGAGCGGCTCCGGGCTCCTTGCGACCTTCGGGTTCCAGGCGGTCGCCGCCGGGGACTGCGGGCTCGCGTTCACGGACGGGAGCGTGAAGAACGGTCAGGCGATGAATCTCCCCTCCACGTTCCTCACGGCGTCGGTCCAAGTCGCGCCCTGAGGCGGTCTGGTTCTCGAGCCTCAAACGGCCAGATCGGAGGGGTAGGTCAACGACGCGCCGCGGAGCGGCGCGCACCTTTCCGGTCCGAGCCCCGTGGACCTGGATCGGGACCGCCAAGCACGTAGGTGATGTCGTGATGCTTGGCGAGGCCGACGGGGCTCGAACCCGCGACCTCCGGAGTGACAGGACGTTACGAAGGGACGCCGTATCAAGGTTATCTTGGGGCGGCGCCCTGAATTCTGTCCACCGTTTCCACCGGCGTCCACCGTTTCCACCGGCTTGCGTACCCTTTGGTTGCGGATGCGGGCAATTTAGAGTGACCGAGTTCCGGCGAGTCGATTCGTGCTCCGTTGCGGCAGCGGGGATGGACCGGCCATCGGTCACCGGTGATCGTGGGGCCGAGACGTGCGGTCACCGTCCCGATTCTCTCGGATCGGCGGCTCGGCACCGAAACTTGAGCAGACCAACTGGATGGATGTCTTGGGGAGGCGCTAGCCGGCCTATCCGAGGAGGGAGGCGATCTTCATCTTCAAGGCCGGAAGATCTCGCGAGACGACGTCCCAAACCACGTCGAGGTCGACGC from Terriglobia bacterium includes:
- a CDS encoding cohesin domain-containing protein; the protein is MSCKGDRVRVAGLMLVIVAIAGACNDSDVVAPGESTMTLAADPSRVVFPASDPTPIAARLAAHVRTSDGAPRHGAAVTFSATAGVLASAGAPVDTDSNGLAQDVLTVPYDAPGSIEVAATSGTLTKTVAIVVEKERPPAPAIVRLVPTAPSYRVGDNVVVEVRIENGTGVGSVPFHLRYNRQTLEFVPPGIEGPFLGSDGVGTVFLASDVPGGGEVVVGLSRLGGGQGVSGSGLLATFGFQAVAAGDCGLAFTDGSVKNGQAMNLPSTFLTASVQVAP
- a CDS encoding M28 family peptidase, giving the protein MSGQDDAGDRPDRSADPAKPGLTWRHVARAVGIAVGIVALACVATLLAIRGPFVFRVPAPPPETPVSAERLRQTVQYLSVDAGPRWYSNVKNLDNAARWIEDRFHECGLEVTTQEYPLREGTYRNVIAQRKGTNPRAGVVIVGAHYDAYGGLPGADDNASGVAVLLELARTPPSAPSRRTQIFVAFVNEEPPLFGSGDMGSARYARKVLEDGTPVDLMIALDLVGFFSDRPGSQHYPLKGLDLVYPSVGDFIAVVGDMGAGRWIEKVKRGMLSSRALPVVSFRAPSVTEVVLYSDHRSFRQLGLPGVMVTDMAFERSPHYHRRTDTLETLDFDKMADVVRAIRGVLWLEGQ
- a CDS encoding RluA family pseudouridine synthase; translated protein: MSGERDPRETAAVNGGFLYTEIIDGREEGRSLLDHLASRHAHSSPAEWRERIEAGLVLVDGRPAGEGDTLRRGQRVTWSRPPWEEPEAPMTYAVLHEDSALLAVSKPSGLPTLPGGGYLDHTLLALVRKRYPRAVPMHRLGRGTSGIVLFALTSHASRAVARAWRERRVTKVYRAVVEGSPEKDVFVVDTRIGRVPHPLLGTVHAARPDGSPSRSEVRVLERRGATSLVEVRIETGRPHQIRIHMAACGHPLAGDPLYAAGGGLRGEGEALPGSTGYLLHALRLALSHPETGEPFVVECPPPRALRGSKDSEGHSAAEPAESNEEID